The following proteins are encoded in a genomic region of Comamonas resistens:
- a CDS encoding helicase-related protein: MNTPVAEFYPGSLVSARGREWIVLPESTADTLRLRPLGGGEKDESLIYLPLEQQPVGPATFPWPVVTQARNHSASQLLMDALQLKLRSGAGPFRSFGNIAVEPRAYQLVPLLMAMKQPTVRLLIADDVGIGKTIEGALIAREMLDRGEIHRMAVLCPPHLCEQWQRELEDRFHIQAVVVRSASANRLERDLPPGTSVFDALPFTVVSLDYIKSERRREAFQRFCPEFVIVDEAHTCTQGGQGRQQRFQLLKGLAENHQRHMVLLTATPHSGDEGAFFNLLGLLRKDFTQLKDLPVGARTDLREDLSRHFVQRRRPDIAEWQDASMFPDRETAEITYKLTGAWGRLFNDVLDYARELVVSSEGKGQREQRMNWWAALALLRCISSSPAAAVNALRTRLKGGQCVGEEGAELSLEELEAQASERVMDGLDDALSTDDIEPAAQTEDTAHLQDLIAAAENLAGAANDPKLAKLTTHLQALVEEGFKPVVFCRYIATAHYLAEYLRGKFKKATVKAVTGELTPGEREAAVAELGDTELRILVATDCLSEGINLQSLFTAVVHYDLSWNPTRHEQREGRVDRFGQQAKKVRSTMLYGEDNPVDGAVLQVILRKAESIRKELGVLVPMPDDEGKLTQALLNAVLLRKHNALGKQAQIGFDFGEPAQQIETAWQSAREKAAKNRSIFAQRRLKPDDVLPEWRKSAAALGNEDDVQRFVSRAMVKLGAGLEPYKNHFKAPLEALPQALRERLAAEGLSGTLRIDFQQPSAQGSIFIQRTHPLVVALADTLLGQALDSQNADADGVARAGAAFVGNVTLKTTVLLLRLRHQLSITRDNNTRLMLCEETVAVSVAGTEPLTELPLPQAREFLGAQASRNMPPVIRDRHIQQALDQLPTWQPSLEAIAQDRAHSLLADHRRVREAAEARGSYQVTASLPVDVMGVYVLVPAMVEA, from the coding sequence AGTGCTGCCCGAATCCACGGCCGATACCTTGCGCCTGCGCCCCTTGGGCGGTGGTGAAAAAGACGAATCGCTCATCTACTTGCCACTGGAGCAACAACCCGTTGGCCCCGCTACTTTCCCGTGGCCTGTGGTGACCCAGGCGCGCAACCACTCTGCCAGCCAACTGCTGATGGATGCCCTGCAGCTCAAGCTGCGCAGCGGGGCCGGCCCGTTCCGCAGCTTTGGCAACATTGCCGTGGAGCCGCGTGCCTATCAGCTGGTGCCACTGCTGATGGCCATGAAGCAGCCCACTGTGCGCCTGCTGATTGCCGACGACGTAGGTATCGGTAAAACCATTGAAGGCGCATTGATTGCTCGCGAGATGCTCGACCGCGGCGAAATCCACCGCATGGCCGTGCTGTGTCCGCCGCACCTGTGCGAGCAGTGGCAGCGCGAGCTGGAGGACCGTTTCCACATTCAGGCCGTGGTGGTGCGCAGCGCCAGCGCTAACCGGCTCGAGCGTGACCTGCCGCCCGGCACCTCGGTGTTTGACGCTCTTCCCTTCACCGTCGTCAGCCTGGACTACATCAAGTCTGAACGTCGGCGCGAAGCCTTCCAGCGGTTTTGCCCCGAATTCGTCATCGTGGACGAAGCCCACACCTGCACCCAGGGCGGTCAAGGCCGCCAGCAACGCTTCCAACTCCTGAAGGGCTTGGCAGAAAACCACCAGCGCCACATGGTTCTGCTGACTGCCACCCCCCACAGCGGTGACGAAGGCGCCTTCTTCAACCTGTTGGGCCTGCTGCGCAAAGATTTCACCCAGCTCAAAGACCTGCCCGTCGGCGCCCGTACCGACCTGCGTGAAGACCTGTCGCGCCACTTTGTCCAGCGCCGCCGCCCAGACATTGCCGAGTGGCAAGACGCCAGCATGTTTCCCGACCGCGAGACGGCGGAGATCACCTACAAGCTGACCGGTGCCTGGGGGCGGCTGTTTAACGACGTGCTGGACTACGCCCGCGAGCTGGTCGTGAGCTCCGAAGGCAAGGGGCAACGCGAACAGCGCATGAACTGGTGGGCCGCCCTGGCCTTGTTGCGCTGTATTTCCTCGTCGCCGGCAGCTGCTGTGAACGCTCTGCGCACCCGCCTCAAAGGTGGGCAGTGTGTAGGAGAAGAGGGCGCGGAACTCTCGCTCGAAGAGCTCGAAGCCCAGGCCAGCGAGCGCGTCATGGATGGCCTGGACGACGCACTGTCCACCGATGACATTGAGCCCGCAGCCCAGACCGAAGACACCGCACACCTGCAGGACCTCATCGCCGCCGCTGAAAATTTGGCTGGTGCCGCCAACGACCCCAAGCTGGCCAAGCTGACCACCCACCTGCAAGCCCTGGTGGAAGAAGGCTTCAAGCCCGTGGTGTTCTGCCGCTATATCGCTACTGCCCACTACCTGGCTGAGTACCTGCGCGGCAAGTTCAAGAAAGCCACCGTCAAAGCAGTGACCGGCGAACTCACTCCCGGTGAGCGTGAAGCCGCTGTGGCCGAGCTGGGTGACACAGAGCTACGCATTTTGGTTGCCACGGACTGCCTGTCTGAAGGTATCAACCTTCAAAGCCTGTTTACCGCCGTGGTCCATTACGACCTGAGCTGGAACCCCACCCGCCACGAACAGCGTGAAGGCCGCGTGGACCGCTTTGGACAGCAAGCAAAAAAAGTGCGCAGCACCATGCTCTACGGCGAGGACAACCCTGTGGACGGTGCCGTGCTGCAGGTGATTCTGCGCAAGGCAGAAAGCATCCGCAAAGAACTGGGCGTGCTGGTGCCCATGCCTGACGATGAAGGCAAGCTCACCCAGGCCCTGCTCAACGCCGTGCTGCTGCGCAAGCACAACGCACTGGGCAAACAAGCCCAAATTGGCTTCGACTTTGGCGAGCCCGCCCAGCAGATTGAGACCGCTTGGCAAAGCGCACGCGAGAAGGCCGCCAAAAACCGCTCCATCTTTGCCCAGCGCCGCCTTAAACCCGATGACGTACTGCCGGAGTGGCGAAAATCCGCCGCCGCACTCGGCAACGAAGACGATGTGCAGCGTTTTGTAAGCCGGGCCATGGTCAAGTTGGGAGCGGGCCTCGAACCCTATAAAAACCACTTCAAGGCACCACTGGAAGCCTTGCCCCAAGCCTTGAGGGAGCGTTTAGCCGCCGAAGGCCTGAGTGGCACCTTGCGCATTGACTTTCAGCAACCTTCCGCCCAAGGTTCCATCTTTATCCAGCGTACCCACCCACTGGTCGTCGCTTTGGCAGACACCCTGCTCGGGCAGGCCCTGGACAGCCAGAATGCAGATGCTGACGGCGTGGCCCGTGCTGGCGCTGCCTTTGTCGGCAACGTCACCCTCAAAACCACCGTGCTGCTGCTGCGCCTGCGCCACCAGCTCAGCATCACCCGCGATAACAATACCCGACTAATGCTCTGTGAAGAAACCGTGGCCGTCAGCGTCGCTGGTACCGAGCCTTTGACCGAACTTCCCTTGCCACAAGCCCGCGAATTCCTAGGCGCCCAGGCCAGCCGCAACATGCCCCCTGTGATTCGAGACCGTCACATCCAGCAAGCCCTGGACCAATTGCCAACCTGGCAGCCCTCGCTGGAAGCCATTGCACAAGACCGGGCCCACAGCCTGCTGGCCGACCACCGCCGCGTGCGCGAAGCTGCCGAAGCCCGCGGTAGCTACCAGGTCACCGCCAGCTTGCCGGTGGATGTGATGGGCGTTTACGTGCTGGTCCCAGCTATGGTGGAGGCTTGA
- the istA gene encoding IS21 family transposase: MIDVATLSVIRRWALREHLSIREIARRTGLSRNTIRKYLRADVVQPRLAQRTIVTKLDPFASKLSGWLRTEANRSRKQRRTIKQMFLDLQALGYTGSYNRVAAFARVWKAQCHAAEQTSGRGVFVPLVFSAGEAFQFDWSEDWAVIAGVRTKLQVAHFKLSHSRAFYLRAYPLQTHEMLFDAHNRAFAVFGGIPRRGIYDNMRTAVDRVGRGKLREVNARFSAMASHFLFEAQFCNPASGWEKGQVEKNVRDARHRIWQSVPAFPTLSALNDWLEQRCQQLWQEIAHGQLPGSVTDVWVQERSALMPMPRPFDGFVEHAKRVSPTCLVHFERNRYSVPASYANRPVSLQVYADRLVVVAEGQFVCEHPRIIERNHQGAGRTVYDWRHYLAVLQRKPGALRNGAPFSELPDAFKRLQALLLKQPGGDREMVEVLALVLQHDEQAVLAAVELALEDGVPRKTHIINVLHRLIDGTPEPEPIHSPQALALIVEPQANVVRYDQLRQVRHAS, translated from the coding sequence GTGATTGACGTGGCTACTTTGAGTGTCATCCGACGCTGGGCTCTGCGTGAGCACCTGTCCATCCGAGAGATCGCCCGCAGAACCGGGCTTTCTCGCAATACCATCCGCAAGTATTTGCGTGCCGATGTTGTGCAGCCTCGTCTTGCACAGCGCACCATCGTCACCAAGCTAGACCCATTTGCCAGCAAACTCTCGGGCTGGCTGCGCACAGAAGCCAACCGCTCTCGCAAGCAGCGGCGCACGATCAAGCAGATGTTTCTCGACTTGCAGGCGTTGGGCTATACCGGCTCCTACAACCGAGTTGCTGCCTTTGCCAGAGTGTGGAAGGCTCAGTGTCATGCGGCTGAGCAGACATCAGGGCGAGGCGTTTTTGTGCCTCTGGTCTTCAGCGCTGGAGAAGCCTTCCAGTTTGATTGGAGCGAGGATTGGGCTGTCATTGCGGGTGTACGGACTAAGCTGCAAGTGGCTCACTTCAAGCTCAGCCACAGCCGAGCCTTCTATCTGCGGGCCTATCCGCTGCAAACCCATGAGATGCTGTTTGATGCCCACAACCGTGCCTTTGCGGTGTTTGGAGGCATCCCTAGGCGAGGTATCTACGACAACATGCGCACAGCCGTCGATCGTGTCGGTCGTGGCAAGCTCAGAGAGGTCAATGCCCGTTTTAGTGCCATGGCCAGCCACTTCCTGTTCGAGGCACAGTTTTGCAATCCGGCCTCGGGATGGGAGAAGGGACAGGTCGAGAAGAATGTTCGGGACGCTCGCCATCGTATCTGGCAATCTGTACCAGCGTTTCCGACACTCAGTGCACTCAATGATTGGCTAGAGCAACGGTGTCAGCAGTTATGGCAAGAGATTGCGCATGGCCAATTGCCTGGCTCTGTCACAGATGTTTGGGTGCAAGAGCGCTCAGCCTTGATGCCCATGCCTCGGCCGTTTGACGGCTTTGTTGAGCATGCCAAACGGGTCTCGCCCACCTGTCTGGTGCACTTTGAACGCAATCGCTACAGCGTGCCAGCCTCTTATGCCAACCGGCCTGTGAGCTTGCAGGTTTATGCCGACCGCCTGGTCGTCGTAGCCGAAGGCCAGTTCGTCTGTGAACATCCGCGCATCATTGAGCGCAATCACCAAGGCGCTGGGCGAACGGTCTATGACTGGCGTCACTACTTGGCCGTATTGCAGCGCAAACCCGGCGCATTGCGCAACGGTGCTCCGTTTAGCGAGCTGCCAGACGCGTTCAAACGTCTGCAAGCCCTGCTGCTCAAGCAGCCTGGCGGCGACCGTGAGATGGTGGAGGTGCTTGCCTTGGTGTTGCAGCACGATGAGCAAGCCGTCCTAGCCGCTGTCGAGTTGGCATTGGAGGATGGTGTGCCTCGTAAGACCCACATCATCAATGTCTTGCACCGCCTCATTGATGGAACACCGGAACCTGAGCCCATCCATTCACCCCAAGCCTTGGCTTTGATCGTTGAGCCACAAGCCAACGTCGTGCGCTATGACCAACTCCGACAGGTGCGCCATGCGTCATGA
- a CDS encoding Eco57I restriction-modification methylase domain-containing protein: MARKTTQQLAYTALRIEGGLIPAEELTRLTTLAAPEATEQTEVHYDIPKGLKLRDEIARYFKIAQNLWQDFAQQRHRQDANPHSVTEQTLLLPLLRQVLGYADLTAQSSLSASGNSQQSFNIGHAAFGGRLPVVLAGFDHPLDQAAERFGDTNPDTGRTRRRSPYMLAQEALNASDQSLWAITSNGLKLRILRDNPSLTRPAYIEVDLEAIFTEELYADFTAFWLLAHASRFGKIQQDGTHTEATDCPWERWRNAGQKSGETVRMNLRFQVEHALRSLGTGFLSHPANTRLREQLQNQEQSSATKQVFFEELLSLVYRFIFLATVEDRTDPSTGRSLIFTPDATFEQEERYWQGYSLTWLRERSVRRSSHDTHSDLWQALSITFRGLATGQAALGLPALGGLFAQEQCPLLNQSQIDNRHLLAAVFQLGYFRQSTGLTRVNYRDMGAEELGSVYESLLELVPDYQHLSQPHAARLAFVGDDDDASNKGNARKLTGSYYTPDSLVQELIQSALDPVIAHAVQAHPANPVQALLELTVCDPACGSGHFLLAAARRLADEVANLRAAALGGAPTPADYRHALRDVVSRCIYGVDKNPMAIALAKTALWLEAYTPDRPLTFIDHHLQVGDALLGVLDPKILENGIPDAAYAVLSGDDKATAAALKKQNKAELKSWKEVVANDLFAASSLVQDASAVEQLADDTLDGIATKRSAWAHANQQAAQSTLAKLADTYVAAFLAPKVPQNQAHIPMSGYLWGLMHPNLNQPANLELNQAAHDLCRAHSVFHWWQAFPQVAAKGGFAVMLGNPPWERIKLQEEEFFATRSPLVATAKNKAERAKRIELLRQGLLLHTLYPDVEAAEGLSPPNRAEMRLYEDFIAARRGAEAASLYAHDSGRYPLTGVGDVNTYALFAETLLQLTTPQGRAGFIVPTGIATDDTTKIFFGSVVSSGRLAKLISFYEVRKWFPATDERKPFCLLTLGTSGSAKFIFDVNRIAELVLDAKWYELLPEEFRLLNPNTRTLPTFRSKRDAELTKKLYRAAPVLIREAEWSGDGQDARLIAPEVNPWSIRFSTMFHMSNDSHLFTAGPADADLSEAHKRLPLYEAKMIHQFDHRWATYVDNPDNPIEQDIEDVTWAQKVDPAFTVRPRYWVEEYEVLARIARVPGRVANAWLAFKTATEAAQVDDGGDGERAAAMVTCGTSLTLAVAQWVAGALLRQRAEGIVPELVASTADMFAAPNNDVAASHPTAGSSTSLACLSNAATAWALTQKVEAQMAQQHRWLADALKADGSTGKKALSLFQKWARQDDPAQGEGLSQDELAQLQALQGSDSKDFELQWLDAWMDRRSPRWLIGWRDITNAAAERTVLASVFPRYAANHKTPLLFIEAKYSAALNACLLAGINSIPLDYIAKQKVSGSSLTYHYVKQFAVLPPEHYSETDLAFILPRVLELTYTAHDIQAWADDLLAAMPSADPRPPEQHGTPLPPFPWNPERRAQLRAELDAYYARLYGLTRDELRYILDPADVMGADYPSETFRVLKKNEIQEFGEYRTQRLVLAAWDKLSKGLEESTAEEEDVLSPIYSEQGVIKTLDEAEFAGLLLSLVRASELGMSVDQLQDAVVNVALAGRYLNAVDAQRLRGLSSSLPLLSQTSTLDLVQPFVLRLESAQLLQRKRDGGSVVFIAGLGETPADVLVRPSHPELASLMLKLSVHRSATAAQRDEDGGDDPQVRFGG; the protein is encoded by the coding sequence ATGGCTCGCAAAACCACCCAACAACTCGCCTACACCGCCCTACGCATTGAGGGTGGCCTCATCCCGGCCGAAGAGCTCACCCGCCTGACCACCCTGGCTGCGCCCGAGGCTACCGAGCAGACTGAGGTGCACTATGACATCCCCAAGGGACTCAAGCTGCGCGACGAAATCGCACGGTATTTCAAGATTGCGCAAAACCTTTGGCAAGACTTTGCACAACAACGCCATCGGCAAGACGCCAACCCCCACAGCGTCACGGAGCAAACCCTGCTGCTGCCTTTGCTGCGCCAAGTGCTGGGCTACGCCGACTTGACGGCACAAAGCAGCCTGTCCGCCAGCGGCAACAGCCAACAATCCTTCAACATCGGCCACGCCGCCTTCGGCGGCCGCCTGCCCGTGGTGCTCGCTGGCTTTGACCACCCTCTGGACCAGGCCGCCGAGCGCTTTGGGGACACCAATCCTGACACCGGCCGAACTCGCCGCCGCAGCCCCTACATGTTGGCCCAAGAGGCGCTGAATGCATCTGACCAATCCCTGTGGGCCATCACCAGCAACGGGCTCAAGCTGCGCATCCTGCGAGACAACCCCAGCCTGACCCGTCCGGCCTATATTGAGGTGGACCTCGAAGCCATCTTCACCGAAGAGCTTTACGCCGACTTCACCGCTTTCTGGTTGTTGGCCCATGCCTCGCGCTTTGGCAAAATTCAGCAGGACGGCACACACACAGAAGCCACCGACTGCCCTTGGGAGCGCTGGCGCAACGCGGGCCAGAAAAGCGGCGAGACCGTACGCATGAACCTGCGCTTTCAGGTTGAACATGCCCTGCGCAGCCTAGGTACAGGCTTTTTAAGCCACCCAGCTAATACCAGACTGCGCGAGCAGTTACAAAATCAAGAGCAAAGCAGCGCCACCAAACAGGTATTTTTTGAAGAACTGCTCAGCCTGGTCTATCGCTTCATCTTCCTGGCTACGGTGGAAGACCGCACAGACCCCAGCACGGGCCGCTCGCTCATCTTTACGCCCGACGCCACATTCGAGCAGGAAGAACGCTACTGGCAGGGCTACAGCCTGACCTGGCTGCGCGAACGCTCCGTGCGCCGCAGCAGCCATGACACCCACAGCGACCTGTGGCAAGCCCTGTCTATCACTTTCCGTGGGCTGGCCACCGGCCAAGCCGCGCTGGGCTTGCCCGCCTTGGGCGGCTTGTTTGCCCAAGAGCAATGCCCATTGCTGAACCAGTCTCAGATAGACAACCGCCACCTGCTGGCCGCCGTCTTCCAACTGGGCTACTTCCGCCAGTCTACAGGGTTGACCCGCGTCAACTACCGAGACATGGGTGCTGAAGAACTGGGCAGTGTGTATGAAAGCCTGCTGGAGCTGGTGCCCGACTACCAGCACCTCAGCCAGCCCCACGCGGCCCGCCTGGCCTTTGTGGGCGATGACGACGACGCTAGCAACAAAGGCAATGCACGCAAGCTCACTGGCAGCTACTACACGCCCGATAGCTTGGTACAAGAGCTCATCCAGAGCGCGCTCGACCCCGTGATTGCGCACGCCGTGCAGGCCCACCCCGCCAACCCTGTGCAGGCCTTGCTGGAACTGACAGTGTGCGACCCTGCCTGTGGCAGTGGACACTTTTTGCTGGCTGCTGCCCGCCGCCTGGCCGATGAGGTCGCCAATTTGCGTGCCGCCGCCCTGGGTGGCGCCCCCACACCCGCCGACTACCGCCACGCCCTGCGCGATGTGGTGAGCCGCTGCATCTATGGTGTAGACAAAAACCCCATGGCCATTGCCCTGGCCAAAACCGCGCTATGGCTGGAGGCTTATACCCCTGACCGGCCCCTGACCTTTATCGACCACCACCTGCAAGTGGGCGATGCCCTCTTGGGCGTGCTGGACCCCAAGATTCTGGAAAACGGCATCCCCGACGCAGCCTACGCTGTGCTTAGTGGGGACGACAAAGCCACAGCCGCCGCGCTGAAGAAGCAGAACAAGGCCGAGCTTAAAAGTTGGAAAGAGGTTGTGGCAAATGACCTGTTTGCCGCCAGCAGCTTGGTGCAAGACGCCAGCGCCGTGGAACAGCTAGCCGACGACACGCTGGACGGCATCGCCACTAAGCGCAGCGCATGGGCGCACGCCAACCAGCAGGCCGCCCAAAGCACCCTGGCCAAGCTGGCCGATACTTATGTGGCTGCCTTTTTAGCGCCCAAGGTTCCGCAAAACCAGGCGCACATTCCGATGTCGGGTTACCTGTGGGGCTTGATGCACCCCAACCTTAACCAGCCAGCCAATCTCGAGTTGAACCAAGCCGCGCACGACCTGTGCCGTGCTCACAGTGTGTTCCATTGGTGGCAGGCCTTTCCGCAGGTGGCGGCCAAGGGCGGGTTTGCCGTCATGTTGGGCAACCCTCCGTGGGAGCGCATCAAGCTGCAAGAAGAGGAATTCTTTGCAACCCGCAGCCCGTTGGTAGCCACCGCCAAAAACAAGGCCGAACGAGCCAAGCGCATTGAACTGCTGCGCCAGGGCCTGCTGCTGCACACCCTGTACCCAGACGTGGAAGCCGCAGAAGGCCTGAGCCCGCCCAACCGCGCCGAAATGCGCCTGTACGAAGACTTCATCGCCGCCCGTCGGGGCGCCGAAGCCGCAAGTCTCTATGCCCATGACAGTGGCCGTTACCCGCTGACTGGCGTGGGGGATGTCAACACCTACGCGCTGTTTGCTGAAACCCTATTACAGCTCACCACACCGCAGGGCCGCGCAGGTTTTATCGTGCCGACCGGCATTGCGACTGATGACACCACAAAGATTTTTTTTGGCTCTGTAGTTTCGTCTGGGCGTTTAGCGAAGTTGATTAGCTTCTATGAGGTCCGTAAGTGGTTCCCGGCCACAGATGAACGTAAACCGTTTTGTCTCTTGACGCTCGGTACATCGGGAAGCGCTAAGTTCATATTTGATGTCAATCGAATAGCGGAACTGGTGTTAGACGCAAAGTGGTACGAGCTTCTTCCGGAAGAGTTTCGGCTACTTAATCCCAATACACGGACTTTGCCCACATTCCGTAGCAAACGTGACGCAGAGTTGACCAAAAAGCTCTATCGCGCCGCACCTGTGCTCATTCGTGAGGCCGAATGGTCCGGCGATGGCCAAGACGCACGCCTCATCGCACCTGAGGTCAATCCCTGGAGCATTCGTTTTTCAACGATGTTTCACATGTCCAACGACAGTCACCTTTTTACTGCAGGCCCTGCCGATGCAGACCTCAGCGAGGCGCACAAGCGCCTGCCGCTGTATGAGGCGAAGATGATTCACCAGTTCGACCACCGCTGGGCCACCTATGTAGACAACCCAGACAACCCCATTGAGCAGGACATCGAAGACGTTACTTGGGCACAGAAAGTAGACCCCGCATTCACCGTGCGCCCACGATACTGGGTGGAGGAGTACGAAGTACTGGCACGTATTGCCCGTGTGCCCGGTAGGGTTGCAAACGCTTGGCTGGCTTTCAAAACAGCCACCGAAGCTGCTCAGGTCGATGACGGCGGAGACGGTGAGCGGGCGGCTGCTATGGTCACTTGCGGCACTTCATTGACCCTGGCCGTGGCACAGTGGGTGGCCGGTGCGCTGCTGCGACAGCGGGCCGAAGGCATTGTCCCTGAACTTGTGGCCTCCACGGCGGACATGTTTGCTGCACCCAACAATGATGTGGCTGCTAGTCACCCAACGGCAGGCTCCAGCACCTCCTTGGCCTGTCTGAGCAATGCTGCCACTGCCTGGGCACTGACCCAAAAAGTGGAAGCCCAGATGGCGCAGCAACACCGTTGGCTGGCCGATGCACTCAAGGCCGACGGTTCCACCGGCAAAAAAGCCCTGTCGCTGTTTCAGAAATGGGCGCGACAAGACGACCCAGCCCAGGGTGAGGGCTTGAGTCAAGATGAACTGGCCCAACTGCAAGCCCTGCAAGGCTCAGATAGCAAAGACTTTGAACTGCAATGGCTGGACGCCTGGATGGACAGGCGCAGCCCGAGGTGGCTGATTGGGTGGCGGGATATCACGAATGCCGCAGCGGAGCGCACAGTACTGGCATCGGTGTTCCCTAGATACGCTGCAAATCACAAAACACCACTGTTATTCATCGAGGCCAAGTACTCAGCTGCGCTCAACGCATGTCTGCTGGCAGGAATCAATTCCATTCCGCTGGACTACATCGCAAAGCAAAAAGTGAGTGGCTCGTCGTTGACCTACCACTACGTCAAGCAGTTTGCCGTTCTACCTCCTGAACACTACAGCGAGACCGACCTTGCCTTCATCCTCCCACGCGTGCTGGAACTCACATACACAGCCCACGACATACAAGCCTGGGCCGACGACCTGCTGGCCGCCATGCCCAGCGCCGACCCGCGCCCGCCCGAACAGCACGGTACCCCGCTGCCCCCTTTTCCCTGGAATCCCGAGCGCCGCGCTCAACTGCGCGCCGAACTCGACGCCTACTACGCCCGCCTATACGGCCTCACCCGCGACGAGCTGCGCTACATCCTCGACCCGGCAGACGTTATGGGCGCGGACTACCCTAGCGAAACTTTCCGCGTTCTTAAGAAAAACGAAATTCAGGAGTTTGGGGAGTACCGAACACAGCGGCTGGTGCTGGCGGCCTGGGACAAGTTGTCGAAGGGCTTGGAAGAGTCAACGGCTGAGGAAGAGGATGTGCTGTCGCCCATTTACTCTGAGCAAGGTGTCATCAAGACTCTGGATGAAGCTGAATTTGCAGGACTTTTGCTCTCTTTAGTCAGAGCCAGCGAGCTCGGTATGAGTGTGGACCAACTGCAGGATGCTGTTGTGAATGTTGCATTGGCAGGACGCTACCTGAATGCAGTCGACGCGCAACGACTAAGAGGGTTGAGCAGCTCACTTCCGCTACTCAGCCAAACTTCCACGTTGGACTTGGTTCAACCATTTGTGCTGCGGCTTGAGTCGGCACAACTGCTGCAGCGCAAGCGGGATGGCGGGTCTGTTGTGTTCATTGCGGGGTTAGGTGAGACTCCCGCCGATGTACTGGTTCGGCCGTCACACCCTGAGTTGGCTAGTTTGATGCTCAAGCTTTCAGTTCATCGGTCTGCTACCGCCGCGCAGCGGGACGAAGACGGTGGTGATGACCCACAGGTCAGGTTTGGAGGGTAA